A window of the Salmonella enterica subsp. enterica serovar Typhimurium str. LT2 genome harbors these coding sequences:
- the tlpA gene encoding alpha-helical coiled coil protein, translating into MRPATYEPEQIIEAGLALQAEGRNITGFALRNQVGGGNPTRLRQIWDEYQASQSTVVTEPVAELPVEVAEEVKAVSAALSERITQLATELNDKAVRAAERRVAEVTRAAGEQTAQAERELADAAQTVDDLEEKLDELQDRYDSLTLALESERSLRQQHDVEMAQLKERLAAAEENTRQREERYQEQKTVLQDALNAEQAQHKNTREDLQKRLEQISAEANARTEELKSERDKVNTLLTRLESQENALASERQQHLATRETLQQRLEQAIADTQARAGEIALERDRVSSLTARLESQEKASSEQLVRMGSEIASLTERCTQLENQRDDARLETMGEKETVAALRGEAEALKRQNQSLMAALSGNKQTGGQNA; encoded by the coding sequence ATGCGTCCGGCGACATACGAACCAGAACAGATTATTGAAGCAGGGCTGGCCCTGCAGGCTGAAGGACGGAATATCACCGGGTTCGCACTACGTAACCAGGTGGGTGGCGGCAATCCGACACGTCTCCGCCAGATATGGGACGAATACCAGGCTTCACAGAGCACGGTCGTCACTGAACCCGTTGCCGAGCTGCCAGTGGAAGTGGCTGAAGAAGTGAAGGCCGTCTCCGCCGCGCTGTCCGAACGCATCACCCAGCTGGCGACAGAACTGAATGACAAGGCGGTCCGGGCTGCAGAACGCCGGGTTGCGGAAGTCACGCGTGCTGCCGGTGAACAGACCGCACAGGCAGAGCGGGAGCTGGCCGACGCCGCGCAGACAGTCGACGACCTGGAAGAAAAACTGGATGAACTGCAGGACAGATATGACAGTTTGACGCTGGCGCTGGAGTCAGAACGTTCACTGCGTCAGCAGCATGATGTGGAGATGGCCCAGCTGAAAGAGCGTCTTGCGGCCGCTGAAGAGAATACCCGTCAGCGAGAGGAACGGTATCAGGAGCAGAAGACAGTGCTGCAGGATGCGCTTAATGCGGAGCAGGCACAGCACAAAAACACGCGGGAAGACCTGCAGAAACGACTGGAGCAAATTTCTGCCGAAGCTAATGCGCGTACAGAAGAACTGAAGTCTGAACGCGATAAAGTCAATACTCTCCTTACCCGCCTTGAATCGCAGGAAAATGCGCTGGCCTCAGAACGTCAGCAGCATCTGGCCACCCGCGAAACGCTGCAGCAACGCCTCGAGCAGGCCATCGCTGACACGCAGGCGCGCGCCGGTGAGATTGCACTTGAACGTGACAGAGTCAGCAGCCTCACCGCAAGGCTGGAATCGCAGGAAAAGGCCTCCTCGGAGCAACTGGTGCGTATGGGCAGTGAAATAGCCAGTCTGACAGAGCGTTGCACACAGCTGGAAAACCAGCGTGATGATGCCCGTCTGGAGACGATGGGGGAGAAAGAAACGGTCGCGGCACTGCGTGGTGAGGCTGAAGCCCTGAAGCGTCAGAAC
- a CDS encoding putative cytoplasmic protein produces MPQDESVVKRAREYFFRHHRYTEEDLESDYQAELCNYRDDTWEAPQRAARLSAAVKRYKTYEMLYFFFQIADEAGLDYTPLVVKRLCAHLFDRQGSQNIIVDIFGQKGRMHRSHDSDPDIIAAVAERYRQQAEDHWQTVLKNIGRVKQDYQKNQNRQKGAGD; encoded by the coding sequence ATGCCGCAGGATGAATCAGTCGTCAAACGGGCCAGGGAATACTTTTTCCGCCACCACCGGTATACAGAGGAAGACCTGGAATCCGACTACCAGGCAGAACTGTGTAACTACAGGGATGACACCTGGGAAGCACCACAACGGGCAGCCAGACTCAGTGCGGCCGTCAAGCGCTACAAAACGTATGAGATGCTGTACTTCTTCTTCCAGATCGCTGATGAGGCCGGGCTGGACTATACTCCGCTGGTTGTAAAGCGCCTGTGCGCTCATCTTTTCGACAGGCAGGGCAGCCAGAATATTATTGTTGATATCTTTGGCCAGAAGGGACGCATGCACCGCAGCCATGACAGTGATCCTGACATTATTGCTGCCGTTGCCGAACGCTACCGGCAGCAGGCAGAGGACCACTGGCAGACAGTTCTGAAGAATATCGGGAGAGTGAAGCAGGACTACCAGAAAAATCAGAACAGACAGAAAGGCGCAGGGGATTAA
- a CDS encoding putative carbonic anhydrase, whose product MEQNQPAQPSRRAILKQTLAVSALSVTGLAALSVPTISFAASLSKEERDGMTPDAVIEHFKQGNLRFRENRPAKHDYLAQKRNSIAGQYPAAVILSCIDSRAPAEIVLDAGIGETFNSRVAGNISNRDMLGSMEFACAVAGAKVVLVIGHTRCGAVRCAIDNAELGNLTGLLDEIKPAIAKTEYSGERKGSNYDFVDAVARKNVELTIENIRKNSPVLKQLEDEKKIKIVGSMYHLTGGKVEFFEV is encoded by the coding sequence ATGGAACAAAACCAACCAGCACAACCTTCACGACGTGCAATACTGAAACAAACTCTTGCAGTATCTGCTTTGTCTGTCACCGGGCTGGCGGCCTTATCGGTACCAACTATCTCTTTCGCCGCATCACTGAGCAAAGAGGAACGTGACGGTATGACTCCAGATGCAGTCATTGAACATTTTAAACAGGGTAACCTGCGCTTCCGGGAAAATCGCCCGGCTAAACATGATTACCTGGCACAGAAGCGCAACAGTATTGCGGGTCAGTATCCTGCTGCGGTGATCCTTAGCTGCATTGACTCACGTGCGCCGGCGGAAATTGTGCTGGATGCGGGGATCGGTGAGACGTTTAATTCCCGCGTAGCGGGTAATATCAGTAATCGCGATATGCTGGGCAGCATGGAGTTTGCCTGTGCAGTTGCCGGCGCGAAAGTAGTGCTGGTTATAGGACACACCCGCTGTGGCGCAGTACGCTGTGCTATTGATAATGCTGAACTGGGTAACCTGACGGGGCTGCTGGATGAAATTAAACCCGCGATTGCAAAAACGGAGTATAGCGGTGAGCGTAAAGGTAGCAATTATGATTTTGTCGATGCGGTGGCACGAAAAAATGTCGAGCTGACTATCGAAAACATCCGCAAAAACAGCCCGGTGCTGAAACAACTGGAAGATGAGAAGAAAATTAAAATCGTTGGCAGTATGTATCACCTTACTGGCGGTAAGGTTGAGTTTTTCGAAGTATAA